The following proteins are co-located in the Diaphorobacter sp. HDW4B genome:
- a CDS encoding low temperature requirement protein A produces MNHNNGNANHAAAPGSFAAISRANTLLRQRDGHHARVTYEELFFDLVYVFAVTQLSHALLHHLTLSGLIEALILWFGVWLGWQYSCWFSNWFNPETPQIRSVLFVSGLLALVMACAVPTAFGDRGLIFAVAYAAMQVGRTAYVVWLLGADHPMAPNYRRMLGWLCISAAFWIAGGLVEAHTTRMVLWLVAIACEYFSPMFGFAFPGMGRSDTSEWTIEGGHLAERCQLFVIVALGETLVATGAVMSEQEHWDAGVLLALGATFIGTLAMWWLYFGTSSKDASAVITTSDDPGRIGAYFHYIHVILVAGIIGSAVGNDLVMAHPYSTLTTAQVLTLVGGPAVYLLGSAFYKQVVYGCVPMSHIAGAMALLALVPLGFFTNLLVMGWLTTAVLLAVSFREVQVRRQPKLGHAAANH; encoded by the coding sequence ATGAATCACAACAACGGTAACGCCAACCACGCCGCCGCTCCCGGCTCCTTTGCGGCCATTTCTCGCGCCAACACCTTGCTGCGACAGCGTGACGGGCACCATGCCCGGGTCACCTACGAGGAGCTGTTCTTCGATCTGGTCTATGTGTTCGCGGTCACGCAGCTCAGCCATGCCTTGCTGCACCACCTCACGCTCAGCGGGTTGATCGAGGCACTGATCCTCTGGTTTGGCGTATGGCTGGGCTGGCAGTACAGCTGCTGGTTCTCGAACTGGTTCAATCCCGAAACGCCGCAGATTCGCAGCGTGCTGTTTGTCTCGGGCCTGCTGGCGCTGGTCATGGCCTGCGCGGTGCCGACGGCGTTTGGCGACCGGGGGCTGATCTTTGCTGTGGCCTACGCGGCCATGCAGGTGGGGCGAACGGCATACGTCGTCTGGCTGCTGGGGGCCGATCACCCGATGGCACCAAACTACCGCCGCATGCTGGGCTGGCTGTGCATCTCGGCGGCTTTCTGGATTGCGGGCGGGCTCGTGGAGGCGCATACGACGCGCATGGTGCTCTGGCTGGTGGCCATTGCCTGCGAATATTTCTCGCCCATGTTCGGTTTCGCCTTCCCCGGAATGGGCCGCTCCGATACCAGCGAATGGACCATCGAAGGCGGGCATCTGGCCGAGCGTTGCCAGCTGTTCGTGATCGTTGCATTGGGTGAAACGCTGGTGGCAACAGGTGCGGTGATGTCTGAACAGGAGCACTGGGACGCCGGCGTGCTGCTGGCTTTGGGGGCCACCTTCATCGGCACGCTGGCGATGTGGTGGCTGTATTTCGGCACGTCGAGCAAGGACGCCAGTGCGGTGATCACCACATCGGACGATCCGGGTCGCATCGGCGCGTACTTCCACTACATCCACGTGATTCTGGTGGCGGGCATCATCGGCAGCGCCGTGGGCAACGATCTGGTGATGGCGCATCCCTACAGCACATTGACGACCGCGCAGGTGCTCACGCTGGTCGGCGGGCCCGCCGTGTATCTGCTGGGCAGCGCTTTCTACAAGCAGGTCGTTTACGGCTGCGTGCCGATGTCGCACATCGCAGGCGCGATGGCCTTGTTGGCGTTGGTGCCTCTGGGCTTTTTCACCAATCTGCTGGTGATGGGTTGGCTCACTACAGCCGTGCTGCTGGCGGTGAGCTTTCGCGAAGTGCAAGTGCGCCGCCAACCCAAGCTGGGACATGCGGCAGCGAATCACTGA
- a CDS encoding oxidoreductase-like domain-containing protein — MSPAALEQALQQLATVRITGELEQARQIFASLKQHAQTLNVELRRTPPEPDTCCGRGCNGCVWEGFYAATEFWREDAVDACRLALASSGMICTESNASPGSPLNP, encoded by the coding sequence GTGAGCCCCGCTGCGCTCGAACAAGCCCTCCAGCAACTCGCCACCGTGCGCATCACGGGCGAGCTGGAACAGGCGCGCCAGATCTTCGCGTCGCTCAAGCAGCACGCGCAGACCTTGAACGTCGAGCTGCGCCGTACCCCGCCCGAGCCCGACACCTGCTGCGGACGCGGCTGCAATGGCTGCGTGTGGGAGGGTTTCTACGCAGCCACCGAATTCTGGCGCGAGGACGCGGTGGACGCCTGCCGGCTGGCACTTGCATCCTCGGGCATGATCTGCACAGAATCGAATGCATCGCCGGGCAGTCCCCTGAATCCGTAG
- a CDS encoding DHH family phosphoesterase: protein MNTTTSAEVSHKSSSTILPLSLFVQAKRDDPSPLILYHGRCADGFSAAWAAWQFYEGEVECVGLTHGQVKTLDDLPPLEGRAVYILDFSFSADILSQIDDRVAKLVMLDHHISAQRELGDYRCRCGVVHFDMNKSGARLSWEFFHGDAPVPDLIRFVEDRDLWRWQYPQTRGFVSALDMEPFELQRWQELADFTPEQLAAFIARGEAMDEKFRNLAADIARDAQPVNFNGEQGVMVNAPGAFHSLVGDLLSRESGTFALMWQVGSEGQIKAGLRSQRGYDCSVLAVSMGGGGHAQACGFRMAAERLPELLGGTFKA, encoded by the coding sequence ATGAATACCACCACCAGCGCTGAAGTCAGCCACAAGTCGTCATCGACCATCCTGCCGCTTTCCCTGTTCGTGCAGGCCAAGCGCGATGATCCTTCACCGCTCATCCTCTATCACGGTCGATGTGCGGACGGCTTCTCGGCGGCGTGGGCAGCCTGGCAATTCTATGAAGGCGAGGTGGAATGCGTGGGTCTTACGCATGGGCAGGTGAAGACGCTGGACGATCTGCCGCCGCTCGAAGGCCGTGCGGTCTACATTCTCGACTTCTCTTTTTCGGCCGACATTCTTTCGCAGATCGATGACCGTGTGGCCAAGCTGGTGATGCTCGATCACCACATCAGTGCACAGCGCGAGTTGGGTGATTACCGTTGCCGTTGCGGGGTAGTGCATTTCGACATGAACAAATCCGGCGCGCGTCTGTCATGGGAATTCTTCCATGGCGATGCGCCCGTGCCCGATCTCATTCGCTTCGTCGAAGACCGCGATCTGTGGCGTTGGCAATACCCGCAGACGCGTGGGTTTGTTTCTGCGCTCGACATGGAACCGTTCGAGCTGCAACGCTGGCAGGAACTGGCCGATTTCACACCGGAGCAACTGGCCGCATTCATCGCGCGTGGTGAGGCGATGGATGAAAAATTCCGCAATCTTGCAGCCGACATTGCGCGCGACGCGCAACCTGTCAACTTCAACGGCGAGCAGGGCGTTATGGTGAATGCACCCGGTGCTTTTCACAGCCTCGTCGGTGATTTGCTGTCGCGCGAAAGCGGCACGTTCGCGCTGATGTGGCAGGTTGGATCGGAAGGTCAGATCAAGGCTGGTCTGCGCTCGCAGCGCGGCTACGATTGCTCGGTGTTGGCCGTCAGCATGGGCGGCGGTGGGCATGCACAGGCATGTGGTTTTCGCATGGCCGCCGAACGTCTTCCAGAACTGCTTGGCGGCACTTTCAAAGCTTAA
- a CDS encoding pseudouridine synthase, protein MVAVYKPAGWLVHRTGLDAGETRFVMQALRNQLGQHVYPVHRLDKGTCGVLVMGLHSDAARALAQAFQRHDVDKEYLAMVRGFAPWQSDVDHALRPDDAPPDAPVQDARTHLRCIARLELPLSSDPRFEHTRASLVHATPLTGRRHQIRRHLKHIAHPILGDATHGKGPLNRWWAAQLGLQRLWLHAWRLSVPHPVTGERLNLHSGLSLQASDQASSNPDLRDWHDRVLSMPWVHANDAPPHSDSSDSDA, encoded by the coding sequence ATGGTGGCCGTGTACAAACCCGCCGGTTGGCTGGTGCACAGAACCGGTCTGGATGCAGGCGAAACGCGCTTTGTGATGCAGGCGCTGCGCAACCAGCTCGGCCAGCATGTCTACCCGGTGCATCGTCTGGACAAAGGCACTTGCGGCGTGCTGGTCATGGGTCTTCACTCCGATGCAGCGCGCGCGCTGGCGCAGGCCTTTCAACGCCATGACGTGGACAAGGAATATCTGGCGATGGTGCGCGGCTTTGCACCCTGGCAAAGCGACGTGGACCACGCGCTGCGCCCCGACGATGCACCGCCCGATGCGCCCGTTCAGGATGCGCGCACCCACTTACGCTGCATCGCACGACTGGAGCTGCCTTTGTCGAGCGATCCACGTTTCGAGCACACGCGCGCATCGCTGGTGCACGCCACACCGCTGACCGGACGCAGACACCAGATTCGCAGGCATTTGAAGCACATCGCCCATCCGATTCTGGGCGATGCCACGCATGGCAAAGGACCGCTCAACCGCTGGTGGGCTGCTCAACTCGGATTGCAGCGGCTTTGGCTGCATGCCTGGAGGCTGTCTGTGCCGCATCCGGTGACGGGCGAACGGCTGAATCTGCACAGCGGGCTGTCGCTTCAGGCCAGTGACCAAGCCTCATCCAACCCTGACCTGCGCGATTGGCATGATCGCGTACTCAGCATGCCGTGGGTGCATGCAAACGATGCGCCACCACACTCAGATTCATCGGATTCAGACGCCTGA
- the ylqF gene encoding ribosome biogenesis GTPase YlqF produces the protein MAIQWFPGHMHLTRKAIEERIKDIDVVIEMLDARLPGSSANPLLSELTGHKPALKVINKQDLADPERTPLWLDWYNAKLETHAIALDASDAAPARKLIDGCRKLAPTRVGLARPMRVLICGIPNVGKSTLINTLSDKRQAKTGDEAGVTKVEQRIVLADDFYLWDTPGMLWPRIIVDQSGDRLAASGAIGRNAYDEESVVLDLIAYLKGHYAAQLNERYKLGLEAEEISAMHDDEVLEKIARKRGAVMSGGKLNLQKASEIVLTDFRGGVLGRLSLETPAEFEGWLADAAVKEEARALKKAELDKRKVRKVASRERRREPK, from the coding sequence ATGGCCATTCAGTGGTTTCCCGGTCATATGCACCTGACGCGCAAGGCGATCGAGGAGCGCATCAAGGACATCGATGTGGTCATCGAGATGCTGGACGCGCGCCTGCCGGGCTCCAGCGCCAACCCGTTGCTGTCCGAGCTCACCGGCCACAAGCCCGCGCTCAAGGTCATCAACAAGCAGGATCTGGCCGATCCTGAACGCACGCCGCTCTGGCTCGATTGGTACAACGCCAAGCTGGAAACGCACGCGATCGCGCTCGATGCATCCGACGCTGCGCCCGCGCGCAAGCTGATCGACGGCTGCCGCAAGCTCGCTCCCACGCGCGTGGGCCTGGCGCGCCCCATGCGCGTGCTGATCTGCGGGATTCCCAACGTGGGCAAGTCCACGCTGATCAACACGCTGTCGGACAAGCGCCAGGCCAAGACCGGCGACGAGGCGGGCGTCACCAAGGTCGAGCAGCGCATCGTGCTGGCCGACGATTTCTATCTGTGGGACACGCCCGGCATGCTGTGGCCGCGCATCATCGTTGACCAGAGTGGCGATCGCCTGGCCGCGTCCGGTGCCATTGGCCGCAATGCGTACGACGAGGAAAGCGTGGTGCTCGATCTGATCGCCTATCTGAAAGGCCACTACGCCGCGCAGTTGAACGAGCGCTACAAGCTGGGCTTGGAGGCCGAAGAAATCAGTGCCATGCACGATGACGAGGTGCTCGAAAAGATCGCCCGCAAGCGCGGAGCGGTGATGTCGGGCGGCAAGTTGAATCTGCAGAAGGCCTCCGAAATCGTGCTCACGGATTTCCGTGGCGGCGTGCTGGGCCGCCTTTCGCTGGAAACACCCGCCGAATTCGAAGGCTGGCTGGCCGATGCGGCGGTGAAGGAAGAGGCCCGCGCCCTCAAGAAGGCCGAGTTGGACAAGCGCAAGGTGCGCAAGGTTGCGAGCCGCGAGCGCCGCAGGGAACCAAAATAA
- a CDS encoding PrkA family serine protein kinase, which produces MDVISNSAARYVRLREEEMSIDEYLALCQSDPMVYESAAQRMLAAIGEPEMVDTRNDPHLSRLFANKVIRRYPAFAEFYGMEDAIEQVVSFFRHAAQGLEERKQILYLLGPVGGGKSSIAERLKYLMQKVPFYALKGSPVNESPLGLFDPVEDGPLLEEQFGIPQRCLKRVLSPWAVKRLDELGGDIRKFRVVKRYPSILKQIGIAKTEPGDENNQDISSLVGKVDIRKLESFAQDDTDAYSYSGGLSLANQGLLEFVEMFKAPIKVLHPLLTATQEGNYKGTEGFGAIPFEGVVLAHSNESEWKAFRNNRNNEAFLDRIYIVKVPYCLRVAEEVRIYEKLIRESSLANAVCAPGTLKMMAQFSVLTRLKEPENSSIFSKMQVYDGESLKDTDPRAKSYQEYRDYAGVDEGMSGISTRFAFKILSKVFNYDSTEVAANPVHLMYVLEQQIEREQFPAELESKYTSYIKEYLSPRYAEFIGKEIQTAYLESYSEYGQNIFDRYVTYADYWIQDSEYRDTDTGEVFDRNALNAELEKIEKPAGIANSKDFRNEIVNFVLRARANNQGKNPSWTSYEKLRLVIEKKMFSNTEELLPVISFNAKASAEDARKHEDFVTRMESKGYTPKQVRLLCEWYLRVRKSS; this is translated from the coding sequence ATGGATGTCATCAGCAACTCTGCAGCTCGCTACGTTCGTTTGCGTGAGGAGGAAATGTCGATAGACGAGTACCTCGCGCTTTGCCAGAGCGATCCCATGGTCTACGAAAGCGCTGCACAGCGCATGCTCGCAGCCATCGGCGAGCCAGAGATGGTGGACACGAGAAATGACCCGCATCTCTCGCGTCTGTTTGCCAACAAGGTGATTCGCCGCTACCCCGCGTTTGCCGAGTTCTACGGCATGGAAGACGCCATCGAGCAAGTGGTGAGTTTCTTCCGCCATGCCGCGCAAGGCCTTGAAGAACGCAAACAGATTCTTTATCTGCTGGGCCCTGTTGGCGGCGGCAAGAGTTCGATTGCCGAGCGCCTGAAATACCTCATGCAGAAGGTGCCTTTTTACGCACTCAAGGGATCGCCGGTGAACGAGTCACCGCTGGGATTGTTCGATCCGGTGGAAGATGGTCCGTTGCTCGAAGAGCAGTTCGGCATTCCGCAGCGCTGCCTCAAACGCGTGCTCTCGCCATGGGCAGTGAAACGGCTCGATGAACTCGGCGGTGACATCCGCAAGTTCCGCGTGGTCAAGCGTTATCCCAGCATCTTGAAGCAGATCGGTATTGCGAAGACCGAGCCCGGTGACGAGAACAACCAGGACATATCGAGTCTGGTCGGCAAGGTCGATATCCGCAAGCTGGAAAGCTTTGCGCAAGACGACACCGATGCATACAGCTACTCGGGCGGTTTGAGTCTGGCCAATCAGGGCCTGCTTGAATTCGTTGAAATGTTCAAAGCGCCGATCAAAGTGCTGCACCCGTTGCTGACCGCAACGCAGGAAGGCAACTACAAGGGCACGGAAGGCTTTGGTGCGATTCCGTTTGAAGGCGTGGTGCTGGCGCACAGCAACGAGAGCGAATGGAAGGCCTTCCGCAACAATCGCAACAACGAGGCTTTTCTGGATCGCATCTACATCGTCAAGGTTCCTTATTGCCTGCGTGTTGCAGAGGAAGTGAGGATTTACGAAAAGCTGATTCGCGAATCTTCGCTGGCTAACGCGGTCTGCGCACCCGGCACACTCAAGATGATGGCGCAGTTCTCGGTGCTCACCCGTTTGAAGGAACCCGAGAATTCCAGCATCTTCAGCAAGATGCAGGTCTACGATGGCGAGAGCTTGAAAGACACCGATCCGCGCGCCAAGAGCTATCAGGAGTACCGCGACTACGCCGGTGTGGACGAAGGCATGTCGGGCATATCCACGCGCTTTGCGTTCAAGATTCTGTCCAAGGTGTTCAACTACGACAGCACCGAAGTGGCGGCCAATCCCGTGCATCTGATGTATGTGCTGGAGCAGCAGATCGAGCGCGAGCAGTTCCCGGCGGAGCTGGAAAGCAAGTACACCAGCTATATCAAGGAGTACCTGTCGCCACGCTACGCGGAGTTCATCGGCAAGGAAATCCAGACTGCCTATCTGGAGAGCTACAGCGAGTACGGCCAGAACATCTTCGACCGTTATGTCACTTATGCAGACTACTGGATTCAGGACAGCGAGTACCGCGACACGGACACGGGCGAGGTGTTCGATCGCAATGCGCTCAATGCCGAACTGGAGAAGATCGAAAAGCCAGCAGGCATTGCGAACTCCAAGGACTTCCGCAACGAGATCGTGAACTTCGTGCTGCGCGCGCGGGCCAACAATCAGGGCAAGAACCCGAGCTGGACGAGCTACGAGAAGCTGCGTCTGGTGATTGAGAAGAAGATGTTCTCGAACACCGAAGAGCTGCTGCCGGTCATCAGCTTCAACGCCAAGGCCAGCGCGGAAGATGCACGCAAGCACGAAGATTTCGTCACGCGCATGGAGTCCAAGGGCTACACGCCCAAGCAGGTTCGTCTGCTCTGCGAATGGTATCTGCGGGTGCGCAAGAGCAGTTGA
- a CDS encoding YeaH/YhbH family protein, protein MALQIIDRRLAGKNKSVGNRERFVRRYKEQIAEAVRRAVGQRDIRHIEQAETITIPKKDIREPSFHHGQGGVRDSVHPGNSEHVRGDRIAKPQGGAGGGGSQASDSGEGEDDFTFTLTKEEFMELFFEDLALPRLLRTHIGNTPQYKLRRAGYSHDGTPHNLAVVRTMRGALGRRIALTKASHREMTELQAQLDALLEQDDGTSEAIAELQRRIDTLKERIGKVAFLDPLDLRFRNRTKVPAPSSQAVMFCVMDVSGSMDQQRKDLAKRFFILLYLFLTRHYEKIDIVFIRHHTQAAEVGEDEFFHSQESGGTVVSSALVLLDQIIRTRYPVEDWNIYVAQASDGDNYGDDGVTCYNLLAEKILPLVRYFAYVQVAQEEQNLWEEYSQLTSHFQHFAMRKVGEPSDIYPVFRDLFKKEGVTA, encoded by the coding sequence ATGGCATTGCAAATCATCGACCGCAGACTCGCTGGCAAGAACAAGTCGGTGGGCAACCGCGAGCGCTTTGTGCGCCGCTACAAGGAGCAGATTGCCGAGGCGGTGCGCCGCGCTGTCGGTCAGCGCGACATTCGCCATATAGAGCAGGCCGAGACCATCACCATTCCGAAGAAGGACATCCGCGAGCCGTCCTTTCACCACGGCCAGGGGGGCGTGCGCGACAGCGTGCATCCCGGCAACAGCGAGCATGTGCGCGGCGACCGCATCGCCAAGCCGCAGGGTGGTGCGGGCGGTGGTGGCTCGCAGGCCAGCGACAGCGGGGAAGGCGAAGATGACTTCACCTTCACGTTGACCAAGGAGGAGTTCATGGAGCTCTTCTTTGAAGACCTGGCCCTGCCGCGCCTTCTGCGCACGCACATCGGCAACACGCCGCAATACAAGCTGCGCCGCGCGGGCTACAGCCACGACGGCACTCCGCACAATCTGGCTGTGGTGCGCACCATGCGCGGCGCGCTTGGGCGGCGCATTGCGCTGACCAAGGCATCGCATCGCGAGATGACGGAACTGCAGGCGCAGCTCGACGCCTTGCTCGAACAGGACGACGGCACGAGCGAGGCCATTGCCGAATTGCAGCGGCGTATCGACACGCTGAAAGAACGCATCGGCAAGGTGGCGTTTCTCGATCCGCTGGATCTGCGTTTTCGCAATCGCACCAAGGTGCCCGCGCCCAGCAGCCAGGCCGTGATGTTCTGCGTGATGGATGTGTCGGGCTCCATGGACCAGCAGCGCAAGGATCTGGCCAAGCGTTTTTTCATCCTGCTTTATCTGTTTCTCACGCGGCATTACGAGAAGATCGACATCGTCTTCATCCGCCACCACACGCAGGCCGCCGAGGTGGGCGAGGACGAGTTCTTCCACTCGCAGGAAAGCGGCGGAACGGTGGTGAGCAGCGCGCTGGTGCTGCTCGATCAGATCATCCGCACGCGCTACCCGGTGGAGGACTGGAACATCTACGTGGCGCAGGCCAGCGATGGCGACAACTACGGCGATGATGGTGTGACCTGCTACAACCTGCTGGCCGAAAAGATACTGCCGCTGGTGCGCTATTTCGCCTATGTGCAGGTGGCGCAGGAAGAGCAGAATCTGTGGGAAGAATACAGCCAACTGACGTCGCACTTTCAGCACTTTGCGATGCGCAAGGTGGGCGAGCCGAGCGACATCTATCCAGTGTTTCGCGACCTGTTCAAGAAAGAGGGGGTAACGGCATGA